A window of the Cystobacter fuscus genome harbors these coding sequences:
- a CDS encoding serine/threonine-protein kinase: protein MAHGVIDSICPEEPLVREVASGRFPEAEVARLLAHAENCPACGRLLVRSGGFEATGEVPTHVVPPPAPPSTPAPEEVLPRGAMVGRYMVLEKLGAGGMGVVYAAYDPELNRRLALKLLHAGSEQLERSGGQARLLREAQALARLSHPNVTSIYDVGTWEERVFIAMELVEGPSLRDWLKQGPRPWREVVEVFIAAGRGLAAAHAAGLVHRDFKPDNVLLGKDGRVRVLDFGLARQVSATTPGEAGEAPSPRPVDVPWSELGQSPLNTPLTRAGLVIGTLAYMAPESYEGIFDARADQFGYCVALYELLYGERPQGKTPGPPSTWRTPEPPRDARVPANVRRIVLRGLELEPEQRWPSMDALLGALGDTLPRRQRQWLAVGGLLALSLGVGLPLQLRSMAEPPCQGGARRLEGLWDGARGAALGQAFQATGKPNAEESWARTAQVLDTYARDWTAMHVEACEATRVRGAQSDAVLSLRMACLERRLQSLRALTEVYAQPDAALVDQAAKAASALPLITGCANVEALQAPVLPPEDAATRQKVERLEVRLAEARALFDSGQFKPALERTRALADDALALRYRPLQAEVLELRGALEEKFGNLEDSEASLRQAVWAAEAGRHDEVIASASARLVRSAMLQAHFEQGREWAEHTRAVLERMGGDARIEAFVTNALGAIFMREDKTADALENFRQVVALRQKVYSTEHPEVAAAYNNLGAALTKAGRLSEAREALSHAQALYAKTLGAHHLETGNALHNLGILAQKTADDEAAVGYFKGALEAREVGSRRETLDVAMTYSTLGASYCHLRDHARCLSAHERALDIRRQVFGPEHTDVAASLVDVAGVLLALGRPGEALEHYQRALRLAEAAREQVPYQLINPLSGIGEVLLAQGKRAEALPYLQRALALAEKSEVDEVWALATVVEDMADWYLKGGQHRQALPYYQRALALEEKRVPARHPELFSPLVGVAECQLALHAPAAARAALERALTTEPLSRFSAGSLAHARFLLARAIWEEGGAEARARELALQAQQVLLQEHEDSAASQVTAWLDAHAKR, encoded by the coding sequence ATGGCTCACGGCGTCATCGACAGCATCTGCCCCGAGGAACCCCTCGTGCGAGAAGTCGCCTCGGGACGCTTCCCGGAGGCGGAGGTCGCGCGGTTGCTCGCGCACGCGGAGAACTGTCCCGCCTGTGGCCGGCTGCTGGTGCGCTCCGGTGGTTTCGAGGCGACGGGGGAGGTGCCCACCCACGTGGTGCCGCCTCCCGCGCCCCCGTCGACCCCCGCGCCCGAGGAGGTGCTCCCGCGCGGCGCGATGGTGGGCCGCTATATGGTGTTGGAGAAGCTGGGCGCCGGCGGCATGGGGGTGGTGTACGCGGCGTATGACCCGGAGCTCAACCGCCGGCTGGCCCTCAAGCTGCTGCATGCCGGGTCGGAGCAGCTGGAGCGCAGCGGCGGACAGGCCCGGCTGCTGCGCGAGGCGCAGGCCCTGGCGCGGCTGTCCCATCCCAACGTCACCTCCATCTATGACGTGGGGACGTGGGAGGAGCGCGTCTTCATCGCCATGGAGCTGGTGGAGGGGCCGTCGCTGCGCGACTGGCTCAAGCAGGGGCCGCGGCCCTGGCGCGAGGTGGTGGAGGTCTTCATCGCCGCGGGACGGGGACTGGCGGCCGCGCATGCCGCGGGCCTCGTGCACCGCGACTTCAAGCCAGACAACGTGCTGCTGGGCAAGGATGGGCGGGTGCGCGTGCTGGACTTCGGGCTGGCCCGGCAGGTCTCCGCCACGACTCCAGGGGAGGCGGGGGAGGCGCCCTCGCCGCGGCCCGTGGACGTCCCCTGGTCCGAACTGGGCCAATCGCCCTTGAACACGCCCCTGACGCGCGCGGGGCTCGTCATCGGCACCCTGGCCTACATGGCGCCGGAGTCGTACGAGGGCATCTTCGACGCGCGCGCGGACCAGTTCGGCTACTGCGTGGCGCTCTACGAGCTGCTCTATGGCGAGCGGCCCCAGGGCAAGACGCCGGGCCCTCCCTCGACCTGGCGCACCCCGGAGCCCCCCCGCGACGCGCGGGTCCCCGCCAACGTGCGGCGCATCGTCCTGCGGGGGCTCGAGCTCGAACCCGAGCAGCGCTGGCCGTCCATGGATGCGTTGCTCGGGGCGCTCGGAGACACCCTGCCCCGGCGGCAGCGCCAGTGGCTCGCGGTGGGAGGGCTGCTGGCGCTCTCGCTCGGCGTCGGGCTGCCACTGCAACTGCGGAGCATGGCCGAGCCGCCGTGTCAGGGCGGTGCCCGGCGCCTGGAGGGGCTGTGGGACGGGGCTCGAGGGGCGGCGCTCGGCCAGGCCTTCCAGGCCACCGGCAAGCCCAACGCGGAGGAGTCCTGGGCCCGCACCGCGCAGGTGTTGGACACCTACGCTCGCGACTGGACGGCCATGCATGTCGAGGCGTGCGAGGCCACGCGCGTGCGGGGGGCTCAATCCGACGCGGTGCTCTCGCTGCGCATGGCCTGTCTGGAGCGGCGGTTGCAGTCGCTGCGCGCCCTCACTGAAGTCTATGCCCAGCCGGACGCCGCCCTGGTGGACCAGGCGGCCAAGGCGGCCAGCGCCCTGCCCCTCATCACGGGGTGCGCGAACGTGGAGGCGCTCCAGGCGCCCGTGCTCCCGCCGGAGGATGCGGCCACGCGCCAGAAGGTCGAGCGGCTCGAGGTGCGTCTGGCCGAGGCCCGGGCGCTCTTCGACAGCGGCCAGTTCAAGCCGGCCCTGGAGCGCACCCGGGCGCTCGCCGACGACGCCCTGGCGCTGCGCTACCGTCCCCTGCAGGCCGAGGTGCTCGAGTTGCGCGGCGCCCTGGAGGAGAAGTTCGGGAACCTGGAGGACTCGGAGGCCTCGCTCCGTCAGGCGGTGTGGGCCGCGGAGGCGGGCCGCCACGACGAGGTGATCGCCTCGGCCTCGGCCCGGCTGGTGCGCTCGGCGATGCTCCAGGCGCACTTCGAGCAGGGCCGGGAGTGGGCCGAGCACACCCGCGCCGTCCTGGAGCGCATGGGCGGGGACGCGCGCATCGAGGCCTTCGTCACCAACGCCCTGGGCGCCATCTTCATGCGCGAGGACAAGACGGCCGACGCTCTGGAGAACTTCCGTCAGGTGGTGGCGTTGCGCCAGAAGGTCTACTCCACCGAGCACCCGGAGGTGGCGGCGGCCTACAACAACCTCGGGGCGGCGCTCACCAAGGCCGGCCGGTTGTCCGAGGCGCGCGAGGCGCTGTCGCACGCGCAGGCGCTCTACGCGAAGACGCTGGGTGCGCATCACCTGGAGACGGGCAATGCGTTGCACAACCTGGGGATCCTCGCGCAGAAGACCGCCGATGACGAGGCCGCCGTGGGCTATTTCAAGGGGGCCCTGGAGGCACGCGAGGTGGGCTCGCGGCGCGAGACGCTCGATGTGGCCATGACGTATTCCACCCTGGGCGCGAGCTATTGCCACCTGCGCGACCACGCGCGGTGTCTGTCCGCCCACGAGCGCGCCCTGGACATCCGTCGCCAGGTCTTCGGTCCCGAGCACACGGACGTGGCCGCCAGCCTGGTGGACGTGGCGGGGGTCCTCCTGGCCCTGGGCCGTCCGGGCGAGGCGTTGGAGCACTACCAGCGGGCCCTGCGGCTCGCGGAGGCGGCCCGGGAGCAGGTGCCCTATCAGCTCATCAATCCCCTGAGCGGTATCGGTGAGGTGCTGCTCGCGCAGGGCAAGCGCGCGGAGGCGCTGCCCTACCTGCAGCGGGCGCTGGCCCTGGCGGAGAAGAGCGAGGTCGATGAGGTCTGGGCGCTCGCCACCGTGGTGGAGGATATGGCCGACTGGTACCTGAAGGGGGGCCAGCACCGCCAGGCGTTGCCGTACTACCAGCGGGCGTTGGCGCTGGAGGAGAAGCGGGTGCCCGCGCGCCACCCGGAGCTCTTCTCGCCGCTGGTGGGGGTGGCGGAGTGTCAGCTCGCGCTCCACGCGCCCGCCGCGGCCCGCGCCGCGCTGGAGCGGGCCCTGACGACCGAGCCGCTCTCCCGCTTCTCCGCCGGCTCCCTGGCCCATGCCCGTTTCCTGCTCGCCCGGGCCATCTGGGAGGAGGGCGGTGCCGAGGCCCGTGCCCGAGAACTGGCCCTGCAAGCCCAGCAGGTGTTGCTCCAGGAGCACGAGGACTCCGCGGCCTCCCAGGTGACGGCCTGGCTGGACGCACACGCGAAGCGTTGA
- a CDS encoding type 1 glutamine amidotransferase, translated as MSDSLSAPRPRAILFQHDLPVSVGALEGALTRAGFSLETRFREVRPGDADAELVVVLGGFMGVYEAEHHPYLREELALMEGRLARRRPCLGICLGAQMLAAVSGARVYPDPKGMVLGVEPIHVTSAGHAHPVFSGAPASFPVVQWHGDTFDTVRGAEALAASERQPQEAFLLSNSVGFLFHPEVVPPMLESWVRALPESLERSGRRLEDVLTRDLPRLEAARTEIDGLLDRVARYLAHEVS; from the coding sequence ATGTCCGATTCCCTCTCCGCTCCCAGACCCCGCGCGATCCTCTTCCAGCACGACCTTCCGGTGAGCGTGGGGGCCCTCGAGGGGGCGCTCACGCGGGCCGGTTTCTCCCTCGAGACGCGCTTTCGCGAGGTCCGGCCGGGAGACGCCGACGCGGAGCTCGTGGTCGTCCTGGGCGGCTTCATGGGCGTCTACGAGGCCGAGCACCACCCGTACCTTCGCGAGGAGCTCGCCTTGATGGAGGGGCGGCTGGCGCGGCGCCGTCCCTGTCTGGGCATCTGCCTGGGCGCCCAGATGCTCGCGGCCGTCTCCGGCGCCCGCGTCTACCCGGACCCCAAGGGAATGGTCCTGGGCGTGGAGCCCATCCACGTCACGTCCGCGGGCCACGCACACCCCGTCTTCTCCGGGGCCCCGGCGTCCTTTCCCGTCGTCCAGTGGCACGGCGATACGTTCGACACCGTGCGTGGCGCGGAGGCACTCGCCGCCTCGGAGCGCCAGCCCCAGGAAGCCTTCCTCCTGTCGAACTCGGTGGGCTTCCTCTTCCACCCGGAGGTCGTGCCTCCGATGCTGGAGTCCTGGGTGCGCGCCTTGCCCGAATCCCTCGAGCGCTCGGGCCGGCGGCTCGAGGACGTGCTCACGCGGGACCTTCCCCGGCTCGAGGCGGCCCGCACCGAGATCGATGGGCTCCTGGATCGCGTGGCCCGCTACCTCGCGCACGAGGTCTCGTGA